The DNA segment AAACATAGCCGTATTAGGTTTATGACCTATCGCTATGAAAACACCGTCGGCAGGTTTTTGAGTTATCTCACCGGTTTTTGCATTTTTCAATTTAACGCCCGTAACGTTCAGCGGATTTTCATCGCCTGTTATTTCTTCTAGCTCGGTATCCCAGATAACCTCTATTTTCTCATGCCTGAAAAGCCTGTCCTGCATAACTTTTTCAGCACGCAATGAATCACGTCTATGCACCAGATTAACTTTACTTGCGTGATTTGTCAGATATAAAGCCTCTTCAACTGCGGTATTTCCGCCGCCTATTACATATACTTCCTTATTTTTGAAAAAGAAGCCGTCACAAGTTGCACAGCCTGAAACACCATATCCCTGATATTTTGTCTCGCTTTCAAGCCCCAGCCATTTTGCCTGCGCTCCCGTACATATAACTACAGTATCTGCGATAAATTTATCACCTGTTTCAGATATAGCCTTGAACGGACGTGATGAAAAATCCACTTCTTTTATATGGTCGAATATTACATTAGTTCCCACATGCTCTGCCTGTTTTTGCATTTGTTCCATGAGCCATGGACCTTGAATAGCATTTTCAAATCCGGGATAATTCTCTACTTCGGTGGTTATGGTTAGCTGACCGCCCGGCTGCATTCCCTGTACTAATATAGGTTCGATATTTGCACGTGCCGCATATATCGCCGCCGTGTAGCCCGCCGGCCCTGATCCTATTATCAACATTTTAGTACGATGTTCAGCCATTTTTATTCCTTTTGATTTCAGTAGTATAATCTGTTAGCGTCAGTGCAAGTGCCTACTGACACTTAACACCGACACTTAACACCAATTAAAGACTCGAAGCGTTCTTATCCAAGTATTTGGCAACACCTTCAGGAGATGCTTTCATTCCTTCAGAACCCCTGTTCCAACCGGCAGGACAAACTTCGCCGTTTTCCTCATGGAAGTTAAGAGCATCTACGATACGTAAAGCTTCATCAATGCTACGTCCCAAAGGAAGATCGTTTACAACCTGATTGCGAACAACACCTTTTTTATCGATAAGGAACGTACCGCGAAGTGCAACGCCTGCACCTTCTATCAACACATCATAATTTCTTGAAATCTGTTTTGTAAGGTCGGAAACGATAGGGAACTGAACCTGACCGATACCGCCGTTATTTACAGGAGTGTTTTTCCATGCAAGGTGGCTGAATTTTGAATCAACGCTAACAGCTATAACCTCAACGTTACGGCTTTTGAACTCGCTTAATTTGTTATTGAATGAAATGATTTCCGACGGGCATACAAAAGTAAAATCAAGGGGGTAGAAAAATAATATACCGACTTTGCCGTTTAAGTATGATTTAAGGTTAAAACTATCATTTATCTGATTATCCGGCATTACAGCAGAAGCCGTAAAATCAGGGGCCTCCTTTCCAACTAAAACACTCATTATAGAGCCTCCATAAAATTTTGTTACAACATAAAATTAGTAGTTATTTATATGGGGCATGCACCGCCTAGTGTCAAGTAATGAATCATTAATATTTTTTTAAGATATTTCGGCATTGATATTAATTTCAGACCGCCTAATACTTAAATTATAATCCCCCTTATCTCTTCACAAACTTTTGTCCGCTCCCAAACAAAACCGACCGGCTTTAAAGATTTTATAGGTTTAG comes from the Pseudomonadota bacterium genome and includes:
- the trxB gene encoding thioredoxin-disulfide reductase, translated to MAEHRTKMLIIGSGPAGYTAAIYAARANIEPILVQGMQPGGQLTITTEVENYPGFENAIQGPWLMEQMQKQAEHVGTNVIFDHIKEVDFSSRPFKAISETGDKFIADTVVICTGAQAKWLGLESETKYQGYGVSGCATCDGFFFKNKEVYVIGGGNTAVEEALYLTNHASKVNLVHRRDSLRAEKVMQDRLFRHEKIEVIWDTELEEITGDENPLNVTGVKLKNAKTGEITQKPADGVFIAIGHKPNTAMFKGKIDMDEEGYIKVKPGTCNTNIKGVFAAGDVQDKRYRQAVTAAGMGCMAALDAEKLLAEEE
- a CDS encoding peroxiredoxin; the encoded protein is MSVLVGKEAPDFTASAVMPDNQINDSFNLKSYLNGKVGILFFYPLDFTFVCPSEIISFNNKLSEFKSRNVEVIAVSVDSKFSHLAWKNTPVNNGGIGQVQFPIVSDLTKQISRNYDVLIEGAGVALRGTFLIDKKGVVRNQVVNDLPLGRSIDEALRIVDALNFHEENGEVCPAGWNRGSEGMKASPEGVAKYLDKNASSL